Proteins encoded together in one Pongo pygmaeus isolate AG05252 chromosome Y, NHGRI_mPonPyg2-v2.0_pri, whole genome shotgun sequence window:
- the LOC129025830 gene encoding testis-specific Y-encoded protein 3-like yields the protein MEAVQEGAAGVESEQVALGEEAVLVLDDIMAEVEVVAQEEGLVEPQEEAQRAQPGPGPMTPESALEELLAVQVELGPVNAQARKAFSRQREKMERRRKAHLDCRGAVIQSVPGFWANVIANHPQMSALITDQDEDMLSYMINLEVEEVKHPVHLCRIMLFFRSNPYFQNKVITKEYLVNITEYRASHSTPIQWYPDYEVEACRRRHHNSSLNFFNWFSDHNFAGSNRIAEILCKDLWRNPLPYYKRMKPPEEGTEISGDSQMLS from the exons ATGGAGGCTGTACAGGAGGGGGCGGCCGGGGTGGAGAGTGAGCAGGTGGCTTTGGGGGAGGAGGCGGTGCTGGTGTTGGATGACATAAtggcggaggtggaggtggtggcccAGGAGGAGGGCCTCGTGGAGCCGCAGGAGGAGGCCCAGcgggcacagcctggccctgggcccaTGACCCCAGAGTCTGCACTGGAGGAGCTGCTGGCCGTTCAGGTGGAGCTGGGGCCGGTTAATGCCCAAGCCAGGAAGGCCTTTTCTCGGCAGAGGGAAAAGATGGAGCGGAGGCGCAAGGCCCACCTAGACTGCAGAGGCGCGGTCATCCAGAGCGTCCCTGGCTTCTGGGCCAATGTT ATTGCAAACCACCCCCAGATGTCAGCCCTGATCACTGACCAAGATGAAGACATGCTGAGCTACATGATCAACTTGGAG GTGGAAGAAGTGAAGCATCCCGTTCATCTCTGCAGGATCATGTTGTTCTTTCGGAGTAACCCCTACTTCCAGAATAAAGTGATTACCAAGGAATATCTGGTGAACATCACAG aataCAGggcttctcattccactccaattcagtgGTATCCAGATTATGAAGTTGAGGCCTGTCGCCGCAGACACCACAACAGCAGCCTTAACTTCTTCAACTGGTTTTCTGACCACAACTTCGCAGGATCTAATAGGATTGCTGAG ATCCTATGTAAGGACCTGTGGCGCAATCCCCTGCCGTACTACAAGAGGATGAAGCCACCTGAAGAGGGAACAGAGATTTCAG GGGACTCCCAGATGTTGAGTTGA